From a region of the Georgenia yuyongxinii genome:
- a CDS encoding carbohydrate ABC transporter permease has protein sequence MRVSAAERTGNYLILVVFGVIALTPILTILQTALSPETPQDAATGGPIHLENFARAWEQGRFGEYMLNSVVVAVIVVTLATVCSIMTGYALGAFEFRGAQAVFYLFLLGLMVPTEAIVVPLFFDFQAVGLTNTVWAIALPQVAQSVAFGTFWMRAYFRGANRSLIEAARLDGAGHHRVLWQVLVPVARPAVVTLVLLTFMWTWNEFLIPLVMSPNAQLRTAPLGLALFQGQYVQGTTLLAAGAVLVALPVVVLYLFLQRQFIQGMLEGAVRE, from the coding sequence ATGAGGGTCTCGGCGGCCGAGCGGACCGGCAACTACCTCATCCTCGTCGTGTTCGGGGTCATCGCGCTGACCCCGATCCTCACCATCTTGCAGACGGCGCTGTCGCCCGAGACCCCGCAGGACGCCGCCACCGGCGGGCCGATCCACCTGGAGAACTTCGCCCGGGCGTGGGAGCAGGGCCGGTTCGGCGAGTACATGCTCAACTCCGTGGTCGTCGCCGTCATCGTCGTCACCCTGGCCACGGTGTGCTCGATCATGACCGGCTACGCGCTCGGCGCCTTCGAGTTCCGGGGCGCCCAGGCCGTCTTCTACCTTTTCCTGCTCGGCCTCATGGTGCCCACCGAGGCGATCGTGGTGCCGCTGTTCTTCGACTTCCAGGCGGTGGGGCTGACCAACACGGTCTGGGCAATCGCGCTGCCGCAGGTGGCCCAGTCGGTCGCCTTCGGCACGTTCTGGATGCGGGCCTACTTCCGCGGCGCCAACCGCTCGCTCATCGAGGCGGCGCGGCTGGACGGCGCAGGCCACCACCGGGTGCTGTGGCAGGTGCTCGTACCCGTGGCGCGCCCCGCGGTCGTGACGCTGGTGCTGCTGACGTTCATGTGGACGTGGAACGAGTTCCTCATCCCCCTCGTCATGTCGCCCAACGCCCAGCTGCGCACCGCACCGCTCGGCCTGGCGCTGTTCCAGGGACAGTACGTGCAGGGCACCACACTGCTGGCCGCCGGCGCGGTGCTCGTAGCCCTGCCCGTGGTGGTGCTCTACCTGTTCCTCCAGCGGCAGTTCATCCAGGGGATGCTTGAGGGTGCCGTCCGTGAGTGA
- a CDS encoding carbohydrate ABC transporter permease, giving the protein MPSSSRPTADAPGRGGARPAPARRRSKYGLAPYGFLLPGLVVYALFLIYPLGRAVQISLYDWDGLTLGKFVGLFNYADVLTDDTLRAAFAHALVLIFFFAVLPLGIGLVLAAVLTRGRVRGLGFFRTIVFLPQVIAMVVVAVAWRQIYAPTGLLNDVLRAVGLDSWTRTWLGDFTLTLPAVGLIGTWVSTGLVTVLLMAGMSRVPGELYEAATLDGAGAVRQFLAITLPSVRAEIVVALTLTIIAALKTFDLVYVTTSGGPGNTTTVPSFEVYRRAFQLGEVGSAAAVAVVLTVLIFAINLLVNRIGERER; this is encoded by the coding sequence ATGCCGAGTTCGTCGCGTCCAACGGCTGACGCACCGGGGCGGGGCGGCGCGCGCCCCGCCCCGGCGCGCCGGCGCAGCAAGTACGGGCTCGCCCCGTACGGGTTCCTGCTGCCGGGCCTGGTTGTCTACGCGCTCTTCCTGATCTACCCGCTGGGGCGGGCCGTCCAGATCTCGCTGTACGACTGGGACGGCCTGACGCTCGGGAAGTTCGTCGGCCTGTTCAACTACGCCGACGTCCTCACCGACGACACCCTGCGCGCCGCCTTCGCGCACGCCCTCGTGCTCATCTTCTTCTTCGCGGTGCTGCCCCTGGGGATCGGTCTGGTCCTGGCGGCCGTGCTCACCCGGGGCAGGGTGCGCGGCCTCGGCTTCTTCCGCACCATCGTGTTCCTGCCCCAAGTCATCGCGATGGTCGTCGTGGCTGTCGCGTGGCGGCAGATCTACGCTCCGACCGGGCTCCTAAACGACGTCCTGCGGGCCGTTGGCCTGGACTCCTGGACGCGCACCTGGCTGGGGGACTTCACCCTCACGCTCCCCGCCGTCGGCCTGATCGGGACCTGGGTGTCCACCGGCCTGGTCACGGTGCTCCTCATGGCGGGCATGTCCCGCGTGCCCGGCGAGCTGTACGAGGCCGCCACGCTCGACGGCGCAGGCGCGGTGCGCCAGTTCCTCGCCATCACTCTGCCCTCCGTGCGAGCGGAGATCGTGGTGGCGCTGACACTGACCATCATCGCCGCGCTGAAGACCTTCGACCTGGTCTACGTCACCACCTCGGGAGGCCCAGGCAACACCACCACCGTGCCCAGCTTCGAGGTCTACCGCCGCGCGTTCCAGCTCGGCGAGGTGGGCTCGGCGGCCGCCGTCGCCGTCGTCCTGACGGTGCTGATCTTCGCGATCAACCTGCTCGTGAACCGGATCGGGGAGCGGGAACGATGA
- a CDS encoding extracellular solute-binding protein: MSRTVRPKRVATGAAVLAATALALAACAPGSNTASDETTDAGEPAEIVTDISGLEDQTLTVWDQEVRGGQNEQIERLNAAFEEKYPNITIDRVTQSTDDLNTTLRLALTGADAPDVTQANNSRSQMGQYVAAGQLISLDAYAEAYGWQDRFSDSVLQYTRFSEDGATWGEGSVYGLPQVGEIVGVFYSKAKLAELGLQVPETWADFEAQLQTIKDAGQTPLLLGNIEQWPALHVFGPIQGATVPTEEILTLGFGNEGASWTTEPNVEAATKIQDWATNGFFNDGFNGTDYDAAWQSLAEGGGAYLIGGSWLAADLESKMGDDVGFFAPPPVEAGQGPVTTGGTGIPFAVTSKAENPDVAAAYIDFLTSEDAAKILAETGNMPVVDTAANTPEGGVQADVFTAYGQATEKGQLLPYLDNATPTMNTTIGQALQALMAGESTPQEFTESVEADYAEFVASNG; encoded by the coding sequence ATGAGCAGAACCGTGCGTCCCAAGCGCGTCGCCACCGGCGCCGCCGTGCTCGCGGCCACCGCACTCGCGCTCGCGGCGTGCGCCCCCGGATCCAACACCGCGTCGGACGAGACCACCGACGCGGGGGAGCCGGCCGAGATCGTCACCGACATCTCCGGGCTCGAGGACCAGACGTTGACCGTGTGGGACCAGGAGGTCCGCGGCGGCCAGAACGAGCAGATCGAGCGCCTCAACGCCGCGTTCGAGGAGAAGTACCCAAACATCACCATCGACCGGGTCACGCAGTCCACCGACGACCTCAACACCACCCTGCGGCTGGCCCTCACCGGCGCCGACGCCCCGGACGTCACACAGGCCAACAACTCCCGTTCCCAGATGGGTCAGTACGTCGCTGCCGGTCAGCTCATCTCACTCGACGCCTACGCCGAGGCCTACGGCTGGCAGGACCGGTTCTCCGACAGCGTGCTGCAGTACACCCGCTTCTCCGAGGACGGCGCCACCTGGGGTGAGGGGTCGGTCTACGGGCTGCCGCAGGTCGGCGAGATCGTCGGGGTGTTCTACTCCAAGGCCAAGCTTGCCGAGCTCGGCCTGCAGGTGCCCGAGACCTGGGCCGACTTCGAGGCACAGCTGCAGACCATCAAGGACGCCGGCCAGACGCCGCTGCTCCTCGGCAACATCGAGCAGTGGCCCGCGCTTCACGTCTTCGGCCCCATCCAGGGCGCCACGGTCCCCACCGAGGAGATCCTCACCCTCGGCTTCGGCAACGAGGGCGCCAGCTGGACCACCGAGCCCAACGTCGAGGCAGCCACGAAGATCCAGGACTGGGCCACCAACGGCTTCTTCAACGACGGCTTCAACGGCACCGACTACGACGCCGCCTGGCAGTCACTCGCCGAGGGCGGCGGGGCGTACCTCATCGGCGGGTCCTGGCTGGCCGCTGACCTCGAGTCGAAGATGGGCGACGACGTCGGCTTCTTCGCCCCGCCACCCGTCGAGGCCGGGCAGGGCCCGGTGACCACCGGTGGCACGGGCATCCCCTTCGCCGTCACCTCGAAGGCCGAGAACCCGGACGTCGCCGCCGCCTACATCGACTTCCTCACCAGCGAGGACGCCGCCAAGATCCTCGCCGAGACCGGCAACATGCCCGTGGTGGACACCGCGGCGAACACCCCGGAAGGCGGGGTCCAGGCCGACGTCTTCACCGCCTACGGCCAGGCGACCGAGAAGGGCCAGCTGCTGCCCTACCTCGACAACGCGACCCCGACGATGAACACCACGATCGGGCAGGCGTTGCAGGCGCTGATGGCCGGTGAGTCCACCCCGCAGGAGTTCACCGAGAGCGTCGAAGCGGACTATGCCGAGTTCGTCGCGTCCAACGGCTGA
- a CDS encoding zinc transporter, which yields MTPIVFTASDIQRLLISPGGLTVQPSQGWVLVNIETIVWTEATDQTLSTVVLDTPVDVRVTPVDFTWDFGDGSAPIRTTDPGAPFPDHTVSHAYAKATGGAHVTLSTRWAGEFQVAGSGVWQPVLGLATTTESSTPFEVRTAAVALTHG from the coding sequence GTGACGCCCATCGTCTTCACCGCCAGCGACATTCAGCGCCTCCTGATCTCACCCGGCGGCCTCACCGTCCAACCCAGCCAGGGCTGGGTCCTGGTCAACATCGAGACCATCGTCTGGACCGAGGCCACCGACCAGACCCTCAGCACCGTCGTCCTCGACACTCCCGTCGACGTCCGAGTGACCCCGGTGGACTTCACCTGGGACTTTGGCGATGGCTCGGCGCCGATACGCACAACGGACCCGGGCGCGCCCTTCCCCGACCACACGGTCAGCCATGCCTACGCGAAAGCCACGGGCGGTGCGCATGTCACGCTCAGCACGCGGTGGGCGGGGGAGTTCCAGGTCGCTGGCTCAGGGGTATGGCAACCAGTTCTCGGGCTCGCGACCACCACGGAGTCGTCGACGCCATTCGAAGTGCGAACCGCGGCGGTCGCGCTGACCCACGGCTGA
- a CDS encoding DUF6318 family protein: MALGEGRRRAMAHAVAVVAAVMMLAACSANADPAEPTPSSATMSPEPSESTESTETADLTPEVEKPTPPDAMRRDDVAGAEAAAQYFLELYPYVYATGDLAEWEAMSHPDCTFCASASESARKLTQEGGHQAGGRLVFNFLDSRAPSSDGDFFVVWLDAHEEALRRVDSSGLVIASHDGTLVEFDVALLNQETKWLVRGIDVRSGEGEAG; the protein is encoded by the coding sequence ATGGCTCTGGGGGAGGGGCGACGGCGGGCGATGGCGCACGCCGTAGCGGTAGTGGCTGCCGTCATGATGCTGGCTGCGTGCAGCGCGAACGCCGACCCGGCGGAGCCGACCCCGTCAAGCGCGACCATGTCTCCCGAACCGTCTGAGTCGACGGAGTCAACTGAGACCGCCGATCTGACTCCCGAAGTGGAGAAGCCGACGCCGCCCGACGCAATGCGGCGTGACGACGTCGCCGGTGCGGAAGCGGCGGCTCAGTACTTCCTCGAGCTGTATCCGTACGTGTACGCCACCGGAGACCTCGCCGAGTGGGAAGCGATGTCTCACCCCGATTGTACATTCTGTGCCAGCGCTTCAGAATCCGCACGAAAACTTACTCAAGAAGGCGGTCACCAAGCCGGCGGCCGACTCGTGTTCAATTTCTTGGACTCGCGCGCACCGAGTAGTGATGGCGACTTTTTCGTAGTTTGGCTTGACGCTCACGAGGAGGCGCTCAGGCGCGTTGACTCAAGCGGCCTAGTGATCGCGAGCCACGATGGCACGCTCGTCGAGTTCGATGTTGCACTGCTAAATCAAGAAACGAAATGGCTAGTGCGCGGCATCGATGTCCGGTCGGGTGAGGGAGAGGCGGGCTGA
- a CDS encoding Rne/Rng family ribonuclease, translating into MNDENIDNSGAQSAESTAAKPVRRTRARRATSPAAAPVEGSAGTTAERPAGEAAPAAAAGGADSGIHVESAPAPASDKVAASDEATAPKKRTTRTRKAPVKKATTAAEGTAADESAALAPPASAGSGTEATSTVDATAGPEVASAAVTGDAAPVKKAPARRTTTRRTTKKATEVPAVAAETVAATAEAAPSAAAPAAEVPAAEAPAAEVPAAEVPAAEPKRTRARRTTKKVAEPVAEASAGSGREIAGPALDELSARLDVEVSTESTAAAQAEPAAAARPARRSRRATAPARSPQQKLDVLAELGVAPSESSAAADEDEEQAQSEPTPTEDVVTAATAETANESAGSADDAEEEADPRLPATALLFQAPDPTRARPRRRRAQAPTGAPVPTEDVTETEPVEPAEPAELEEEAGETGTEGDEERTAGRRRRRRGGRGRRSRGQHDDAGEDESEDEADELTAEDETGEDTEAGEDTEADTDTDSDADTDSDAEAEVDGEEGTSSSRRRRRRRRSGSGSGSGTGTGSGRSGEGEGTVRAARDEVTALKGSTRLEAKRQRRREGREAGRRRPTITESEFLARREAVKRTMVVREKDGLNQIGVIEDGILVEHYVARHTQTSMVGNVYLGRVQNVLPSMEAAFIDLGKGRNAVLYAGEVNWDAAGMEGQPRRIEQALKSGDSVLVQVTKDPIGHKGARLTSQITLAGRHLVLVPSGAMTGISRKLPENERARLKRLLKQIVPEGAGVIVRTAAEGASEEQLRSDVERLTGQWADIEAKAKNAKSAPVLLKGEPELAVRVVRDVFNEDFESLVVQGDTAWETISTYVRELSPDLADRMHHWTDRKDVFTEHRVDEQLAKGMDRKVWLPSGGSLVIDRTEAMTVVDVNTGKFTGSGGTLEETVTRNNLEAAEEIVRQLRLRDIGGIIVIDFIDMVLESNRDLVMRRLLECLGRDRTRHQVAEVTSLGLVQMTRKRVGQGLVEAFSSTCEHCNGRGFIVHEQPVERSAAGEIQPDDGAARRRGGRRGGAQAPVETVPEPEAPAEDPAAVKAREAVKATLATIAAAAASAHHEIDGEKGKAPVGESATSPAPAIVPAPAADPAPAADRAASTVAERSRPVTTGVIGAAAVLPPVGEQTATDVAAVNAPAAETAAAAEQGGAVVVEETVAADGGPAPVEGTAPVEEAASPVVAAAEPAAPKRRRSRRAVSSGVVTPGETKIVTLELPEK; encoded by the coding sequence GTGAACGACGAGAACATCGACAACAGCGGCGCTCAGAGCGCGGAGTCCACCGCGGCAAAGCCCGTCCGCCGGACCCGTGCACGGCGCGCCACCAGCCCCGCGGCCGCGCCCGTCGAGGGCAGCGCTGGGACGACGGCGGAGCGTCCTGCCGGCGAAGCCGCGCCTGCCGCTGCTGCCGGGGGTGCCGACTCCGGCATCCACGTCGAGAGTGCACCGGCTCCGGCCTCGGACAAGGTTGCGGCCTCGGACGAGGCGACCGCGCCCAAGAAGCGGACCACCCGCACCCGGAAGGCGCCCGTCAAGAAGGCCACGACCGCGGCAGAGGGCACGGCGGCTGACGAGTCGGCCGCCCTCGCACCCCCGGCGTCCGCCGGCTCGGGCACCGAGGCCACCTCCACCGTCGACGCCACTGCTGGGCCCGAGGTCGCCTCCGCCGCCGTCACAGGCGACGCGGCGCCCGTCAAGAAGGCACCGGCCCGTCGCACCACGACGCGCCGTACCACCAAGAAGGCGACCGAAGTTCCCGCAGTGGCCGCCGAGACCGTCGCGGCAACAGCCGAGGCGGCCCCAAGCGCCGCAGCACCCGCCGCCGAGGTGCCCGCTGCTGAAGCCCCGGCCGCCGAGGTGCCCGCTGCTGAGGTGCCCGCCGCTGAGCCCAAGCGGACCCGCGCCCGCCGCACCACCAAGAAGGTCGCCGAGCCGGTCGCGGAGGCGTCCGCCGGCTCGGGCCGCGAGATCGCCGGACCGGCGCTGGACGAGCTCTCCGCCCGGCTCGACGTCGAGGTGAGCACCGAGTCCACCGCCGCTGCACAGGCCGAGCCGGCCGCCGCCGCACGGCCCGCCCGCCGGAGCCGGCGCGCCACCGCTCCCGCGCGCTCCCCGCAGCAGAAGCTCGACGTGCTCGCCGAGCTCGGCGTCGCGCCGTCGGAGAGCTCCGCCGCAGCCGACGAGGACGAGGAGCAGGCGCAGAGCGAGCCGACCCCCACCGAGGACGTCGTGACCGCCGCCACCGCGGAGACGGCCAACGAGAGCGCCGGCTCCGCTGACGACGCGGAGGAGGAGGCGGACCCCCGCCTGCCGGCCACCGCGCTGCTGTTCCAGGCGCCGGACCCGACCAGGGCTCGCCCGCGCCGTCGCCGGGCACAGGCACCGACCGGCGCGCCGGTCCCGACCGAGGATGTCACCGAGACCGAGCCAGTCGAGCCCGCCGAGCCCGCTGAGCTCGAGGAGGAGGCCGGCGAGACCGGCACCGAGGGTGACGAGGAACGCACCGCCGGCCGCCGCCGTCGCCGCCGCGGGGGACGGGGCCGCCGCAGCCGCGGCCAGCACGACGACGCCGGCGAGGACGAGTCGGAGGACGAGGCCGACGAGCTCACCGCCGAGGACGAGACCGGCGAGGACACCGAGGCCGGCGAGGACACCGAGGCCGACACCGACACCGACTCCGACGCCGACACCGACTCCGACGCCGAGGCGGAGGTCGACGGCGAGGAGGGCACGTCCAGCTCGCGCCGCCGTCGCCGTCGTCGCCGCAGCGGCAGTGGCTCGGGCAGCGGCACGGGCACCGGCAGCGGACGCTCCGGCGAGGGCGAGGGCACCGTCCGCGCGGCCCGCGACGAGGTCACCGCGCTGAAGGGGTCCACCCGCTTGGAGGCCAAGCGCCAGCGCCGCCGCGAGGGACGCGAGGCCGGCCGCCGTCGCCCCACCATCACCGAGTCCGAGTTCCTCGCCCGCCGTGAGGCGGTCAAGCGGACCATGGTCGTCCGTGAGAAGGACGGGCTGAACCAGATCGGGGTGATCGAGGACGGCATCCTCGTCGAGCACTACGTGGCCCGGCACACCCAGACCTCGATGGTCGGCAACGTCTACCTCGGGCGGGTGCAGAACGTGCTGCCGTCGATGGAGGCCGCCTTCATCGACCTCGGCAAGGGCCGCAACGCGGTGCTCTACGCCGGTGAGGTCAACTGGGACGCCGCCGGCATGGAGGGCCAGCCGCGCCGCATCGAGCAGGCCCTGAAGTCCGGGGACTCGGTCCTTGTGCAGGTCACCAAGGACCCGATCGGGCACAAGGGCGCGCGACTGACGTCGCAGATCACCCTGGCCGGCCGGCACCTGGTGCTCGTCCCCTCCGGGGCGATGACCGGCATCTCCCGCAAGCTGCCCGAGAACGAGCGGGCTCGCCTGAAGCGACTCCTCAAGCAGATCGTCCCCGAGGGCGCCGGCGTCATCGTGCGCACCGCGGCGGAGGGCGCCTCCGAGGAGCAGCTGCGCTCCGACGTCGAGCGTCTCACCGGCCAGTGGGCGGACATCGAGGCCAAGGCCAAGAACGCCAAGAGCGCCCCGGTGCTGCTCAAGGGCGAGCCCGAGCTGGCCGTGCGGGTGGTGCGCGATGTGTTCAACGAGGACTTCGAGTCCCTCGTGGTCCAGGGCGACACCGCCTGGGAGACCATCTCGACCTACGTACGTGAGCTCTCGCCCGATCTGGCCGACCGCATGCACCACTGGACGGACCGCAAGGACGTCTTCACCGAGCATCGCGTGGACGAGCAGCTCGCCAAGGGCATGGACCGCAAGGTCTGGCTGCCCTCGGGCGGTTCGCTCGTCATCGACCGCACCGAGGCGATGACGGTGGTCGACGTCAACACGGGCAAGTTCACCGGCTCCGGCGGCACGCTCGAGGAGACGGTCACCCGCAACAACCTCGAGGCGGCGGAAGAGATCGTCCGCCAGCTCCGGCTGCGCGACATCGGCGGCATCATCGTCATCGACTTCATCGACATGGTGCTCGAGTCCAACCGCGACCTGGTCATGCGCCGGCTGCTGGAGTGCCTGGGCCGGGACCGCACCCGCCACCAGGTCGCCGAGGTCACCTCGCTCGGCCTGGTGCAGATGACCCGCAAGCGCGTGGGCCAGGGCCTCGTCGAGGCCTTCTCCAGCACCTGCGAGCACTGCAACGGGCGCGGCTTCATCGTGCACGAGCAGCCCGTGGAGCGGTCCGCCGCCGGCGAGATCCAGCCGGACGACGGCGCCGCGCGTCGCCGCGGTGGCCGGCGCGGCGGAGCCCAGGCACCCGTCGAGACCGTGCCCGAGCCCGAGGCACCGGCCGAGGACCCGGCTGCCGTGAAGGCGCGGGAGGCCGTCAAGGCCACCCTCGCGACGATCGCCGCCGCTGCCGCCAGCGCGCACCACGAGATCGACGGGGAGAAGGGCAAGGCGCCGGTGGGTGAGTCGGCCACGTCGCCCGCTCCGGCTATTGTGCCTGCCCCGGCCGCCGACCCGGCGCCCGCCGCGGATCGTGCTGCCTCTACCGTCGCCGAGCGGTCCCGCCCCGTCACGACCGGGGTCATCGGCGCGGCGGCCGTCCTGCCGCCGGTCGGGGAGCAGACCGCGACCGATGTCGCCGCTGTCAACGCCCCCGCTGCGGAGACTGCTGCTGCGGCGGAGCAAGGTGGCGCTGTGGTGGTCGAGGAGACTGTGGCGGCCGACGGCGGGCCCGCGCCTGTCGAGGGCACGGCACCCGTCGAGGAGGCGGCCTCGCCTGTCGTGGCCGCTGCTGAGCCGGCAGCGCCGAAGCGTCGGCGAAGCCGACGGGCTGTCTCCAGCGGTGTCGTCACTCCGGGAGAGACCAAGATCGTCACGCTGGAGCTGCCCGAGAAGTAA